TGTTTCGCCGGATTGGCGTGCGTGCGTTTCAACTATGGCTATGGGATGCTAGTGACACCGAAAGCAACCATGAAAAGCGCGCAAATGGCTGCGGTTAACCAAGTGCTGACAGCGGATTTTGAGGTTTTTTGCATCATATGTATGGAACGGGTAAGAAATCGCTTTTCTGACAGTATTGGCACACGCCCGTTGAGACCGGACTGAAACATCGGGTTTCCTCTAGCGGCAGATCTTCGACATGGCTGTGAGCATGTGAAAATCCAGTGCGAAGGTCAAACCCGCATTTCGAATGTGGGTGCGCATTTCTCTATCCAGACCCGCTTCTTATCTCAGCGCCCCTTCTTCAATCGCACGTTCTTGCACAATGACACTTTCCGCAGGACGGATGTCACGAAGCGAACCCAGTCGCAATACTTCGGGCCAGCGTCGGGCGCAACCAATGACGGCGGCTACCGCCCCGACGCCACCAAAAACAACCGACCCCACTGCCCCGGCAATACGTGAGGATATTCCGGGAGCCACCCAACCCAGCCCTGAGGTCATGAGATCGAAGGCCCGCGCACTGACCCCCGACTCAAACCCTCCTAAATCGTCGGACACCACGATAAACACAGTATTCACCGCCGATACCCTCCCTCGCATATGATCGGGCGTCAATACCTGCACTAACGTGTGCCGGACAATAACGCTGATATTATCGCTGGCTCCCACCAGAAACATGGCGACCATTGAGAGCCAGAACCACTGCGAAATCCCAAACATAATTGTGGCCGCTCCAAACAAGGCCACGGCCCAAAGCATCGCGCGCCCGGCATTCCGAATAGGCGGCATATGTGCGATCGTCATAGCCATCGCAATCGCACCCAATGCTTCCGCCGCGCGCAGAAAGCCCAACCCAAGCCCCCCGACATGCAAAACATCCCTGGCGAAAAGGGGCAGCAAATAGGTCGCCCCGCCCACCATCATCGCAAACATATCCAGGGTGATTGTGGCCAGAATGATCTTGTTATTCCGCACAAAACGGATCCCCTCCAGCATTCCCTGCAGCGAACTATCCACTGCCTTGCGAACCTGACCCTGTAATTTCAATCGGACAATGGCCAGCAGCCCTCCCCCGCGCAATAGAAAGGCCAGCGCCAAGGCGGGCGGCGTATAGTCATCAAGCCCCAACAGTAACCCACCCAGCACAGGGCCCACCATGGAGCCGACCCGGTACAAACTGGTATTCCAGGCCATGGCATTACTGAAAAGGGAAACCGGAACAAGCTGCGATAGTATGGCGGAGCGCGCCGGTGTCCCCAGTGCCTGCCCAATCGAACTCAGTAATAAACACACATAGAACCATTGAGCAGGCGCCTTCCCCAAAGCCAACATCAACAGCCCGGCTGACGCCACCACTACAGCCGTCTGGGTCATGATGATCAATTTTTGCCGATTGAACCGATCTGCCAGTTGCCCGGCAACAATGGAGAGTAACATCACGGGCAACGCTTTGACCAACCCCATCCATCCAAGCGCCATGACCGTCTGGGTTTGAGCATAGAGATGAATCCCCACCGCCACCGTCTCAATCTGACCGGCCATTGTCAACGCCAGCCAGCCAGCAGAGAAAAGACGGTAGGCAGGACTGCGCCAAGCGCCATAGGGGTCGTGTGTTAGTTGCGATGGAGCCTTCATTAGCGGGCTATCTGTTATTGGTTATTGGCTATTGGCGCAAGGTAAAAAATGTCGATCCCATCTATTTGCACAATTGACAGCCGGTAGATTCCAGCATTACATTCCCTTTTTTAACGACCTCTTGAGAAACCGGATCAAGCGACCTGTGAGCAGGTGCGGCTGGGCCTGAACGGCAGTGGGACTTACACCCCGCGGGACTATGAAGTCTTGCGGGGTCTTTTGTTCAGGAGGCATTATGCAGTCAGGTTCCGCAGACCTACACAAGCGCAAGGCAGGAGTAGCCGCGCTTTCGATCCTTTCTAATGCCACTCTCGTGGTGCTTAAGCTGCTTGTCGGCTTACTGATAGGTTCCGTATCCGTTCTTTCCGAGGCTATTCATTCGGCCGTTGATCTTGTCGCCTCTGTGATCGCCTTCCTCTCTGTTCGCACTTCGGCGAAGCCTGCTGACGTGCGCCATCCCTTCGGACATGGAAAATACGAGAACCTCTCAGGAGCTATTGAGGCACTTCTCATCTTTCTTGCCGCCATCTGGATCATTTTCGAAGCTGTTCATAAACTGATTGCCCCCCAACCTCTTGAGAAGGCAGGCATCGGCGTGATCGTCATGTCGGTCTCGGCCATCACCAACTGGTTGATTTCCCGACGACTCTTCAGAATTGGAAGGGAGACGGATTCCATCGCCCTGCAGGCGGACGCCTGGCATCTCCGAACCGATGTCTACACCTCCCTTGGTGTCATGGCCGGACTAGGCATCATTTGGAGCGGATACTGGGTGGTTCCAACATGGAATCTCAACTGGGTGGATCCGGTGGCCGCCCTCTGTGTGGCTATTTTAATCCTGAAGGCCGCCTGGGATCTGACCGCCGAGTCAGTAAAGGATTTATTAGATGCCCGTCTTCCGGATGAGGAAGAAGCGTGGATTATTAATTATATCAGAGAGTTGCGCCCTTTAGTCCAAGGCGTGCATGACCTCCGAACCCGTAAGGGGGGGGCCATGAGGTTCGTGGAATTTCACCTCATTGTTCCAGAATCCATGACGGTGGCCGAGGCTCATGCCATCAGCGATAAAATCGAGGAGGCCATCACCGCCCGATACCCCGCCACGCATGTGACCACTCACATCGAGCCTTGCCGCCAGCCTTGCCCTGAAACATGCCTTCCAGGATGTTTTTTGACAGAGGAGGAGAGAAAAGGAGTCTAGAGTTGCGACCCCTAGGCCCAAAGTCCAAGACTCCAGGCCTCGATTTTCGTCCTTGGACTCGCGACTTTTTTTGTTCCCCTCCCCCACCCTTAGGCGTAATATTGTTCTAACTCGGGAGATTTCAACATGGATCTTGAATACGATTCCCTGGGGGATGAGATAAATCCTTCATGATCCTTGACCTCACCATCCCTGGCGGAATCGGCGGACAAAAAGTAATGTAGGCAATCTTATCCTTTGACCCCGGCGTAAGGGCCACAGCAGATATTGTGGTAATTTGGCACAGAAGGTAGACGTGAAAAACACAAAAAGAAAATCAGGTAATACCGCCCCCGACTTCCCCATCGTCGGCATCGGGGCCTCCGCCGGGGGATTGGCGGCCTTCGAAGCCTTCTTTTCTGGCATGCCCGCCGACATGAGCCCCGACATGGCCTTTGTCCTCGTTCAGCATTTAGCCCCAGACCACAAAAGCATCCTCGCCGATCTTATCCAGCGCTACACCCACATGCAGGTCTGTGAAGTTGAGGATGGAATGGTGATTCAACCCAATCATGCCTATATCATTCCGCCTAATCACGATATGGCTTTTCTAAACGGAACCCTCCAATTGCTGGCACCCTCTGCGCCGCACGGGCAGCGTCTACCCATTGACTTTTTTTTTCGCTCTCTCGCTCAGGATCTGCACGAGCGGGCCATTTGCATCGTCCTTTCGGGGACTGGCAGCGACGGCACCCTCGGGGTGCGGGCGGTTAAAGGTGAAGGAGGCATGGTCATCGTCCAGACCCCTTCCTCCACAGAATACGACGGGATGCCTTGCAGTGCCATTGCCACCGGTCTGGTGGACTACGAACTTCCTCCGGCGGAAATGCCCGCAAAACTTATCGCCTATGTTGCCCATTCCTTCGGAAAGCCCTCGCGAGTCATACCCCTCCCGGAACCTAGGGACGATAATGCGTTAAAAAAGATTTTCATTCTCCTGCGGAACAAAACCGGTCACGATTTTTCCCAGTACAAGCAGAGCACCATTATCCGACGTATTGAGCGGCGCATGGCCGTCCAACAGATTGAAACCATTGACGAGTACGTCCAGTTTCTACAAATTAAACAGGCAGAAATGGAATCGCTGTTCCGGGACTTGTTAATTGGCGTGACCAGTTTCTTCCGGGATCCGGAGGCCTTCAAGGCTTTTGAAACACTCGTCGTCCCACAGCTCTTTGCCGACAAGCCAGCTGGAAGCGTAATCCGTGTATGGTCACCCGGCTGTTCTACCGGCGAAGAAGCCTTTTCCATCGCGATCCTCTTGCAGGAACGCCTGGAGGTACTGAAACAGAGTTACCGGGTTCAAATCTTTGCCACCGATATTGATAACAAGGCACTTGCTGTAGCCCGGAACGGACTCTACCCTGCCAGTATCACTGCCGACATCACGCCGGAGCGACTGTCGCGATTTTTCGTGTCCGAGCCCGATGGTAACACCTACCGAATCCATAAGGGTATCCGTGATATGCTGATCATTTCTGAACAGGATGTGATCAAGGACCCCCCTTTTTCCAAACTCGACCTTATCAGTTGCCGCAACCTTCTGATCTACATGGGCGGAGATCTGCAAAAGAAACTTATTCCGCTGTTCCACTATGCACTGAATCCCAGTGGTTTCCTGTTCCTGGGCACCTCGGAAACGGTGGGTGAGTCTGTTGATATTTTTACTCCCCTCGACGGCAAGGCTAAGATATATAAACGCAAAACCGATTTACACAATTCGCATCGACTCCTGACCCGTAGCTTACCAGTCATGGCGTCGGCCACCTTCCATCCAACTACAGGTAAAAAGTTTGGCAGCAGGAAATTCTCGCTGCGAGCGCTGACCGAACAGGCCTTGCTACATCAGGTCGCTGCAGCCGGTGCCCTCGTCAATGAGCAGGGCGATATCCTCTACCTCCATGGCCGCACCGGTCTCTATCTCGAACCCACCCCGGGCGAAACGGGGGTCAGTAATATCCTGAAGATGGCTCGTGAAGGCTTACAGCGCGAAT
The nucleotide sequence above comes from bacterium. Encoded proteins:
- a CDS encoding cation diffusion facilitator family transporter — encoded protein: MQSGSADLHKRKAGVAALSILSNATLVVLKLLVGLLIGSVSVLSEAIHSAVDLVASVIAFLSVRTSAKPADVRHPFGHGKYENLSGAIEALLIFLAAIWIIFEAVHKLIAPQPLEKAGIGVIVMSVSAITNWLISRRLFRIGRETDSIALQADAWHLRTDVYTSLGVMAGLGIIWSGYWVVPTWNLNWVDPVAALCVAILILKAAWDLTAESVKDLLDARLPDEEEAWIINYIRELRPLVQGVHDLRTRKGGAMRFVEFHLIVPESMTVAEAHAISDKIEEAITARYPATHVTTHIEPCRQPCPETCLPGCFLTEEERKGV
- a CDS encoding chemotaxis protein CheB yields the protein MKNTKRKSGNTAPDFPIVGIGASAGGLAAFEAFFSGMPADMSPDMAFVLVQHLAPDHKSILADLIQRYTHMQVCEVEDGMVIQPNHAYIIPPNHDMAFLNGTLQLLAPSAPHGQRLPIDFFFRSLAQDLHERAICIVLSGTGSDGTLGVRAVKGEGGMVIVQTPSSTEYDGMPCSAIATGLVDYELPPAEMPAKLIAYVAHSFGKPSRVIPLPEPRDDNALKKIFILLRNKTGHDFSQYKQSTIIRRIERRMAVQQIETIDEYVQFLQIKQAEMESLFRDLLIGVTSFFRDPEAFKAFETLVVPQLFADKPAGSVIRVWSPGCSTGEEAFSIAILLQERLEVLKQSYRVQIFATDIDNKALAVARNGLYPASITADITPERLSRFFVSEPDGNTYRIHKGIRDMLIISEQDVIKDPPFSKLDLISCRNLLIYMGGDLQKKLIPLFHYALNPSGFLFLGTSETVGESVDIFTPLDGKAKIYKRKTDLHNSHRLLTRSLPVMASATFHPTTGKKFGSRKFSLRALTEQALLHQVAAAGALVNEQGDILYLHGRTGLYLEPTPGETGVSNILKMAREGLQRELTIALHKATSGKQVVHCPNLRVKTNGHFSTVNLTIRPVSGGPETSSDAPLYLISLEEIMPTATPSLEGAAPSQSDQPAVGSEQTGSSESVIITALKQKLQDKEDFLQSANEELETSKEELQSINEELATVNTELQLKVTELTRANNDMSNLLAGTGIATIFVDHDLHILRFTPATTKIINLIQTDVGRPVGHIVSNLVDYNRLPADTQAVLDNLTPKDVEVQSLEGSWYSIRIRPYRTKDNVIEGAVITFVDITATKDAERNAESFRRLAALTLDSNDAIIIQGLTGKILSWNPRATSMYGWSESEGLTMNIQDLIPENQRHAALSVLKDLSHSKIIQPYRSQRISKTGRILNVMLTATALVNGSGQAYAIATTEREVNTE
- a CDS encoding MFS transporter, with product MKAPSQLTHDPYGAWRSPAYRLFSAGWLALTMAGQIETVAVGIHLYAQTQTVMALGWMGLVKALPVMLLSIVAGQLADRFNRQKLIIMTQTAVVVASAGLLMLALGKAPAQWFYVCLLLSSIGQALGTPARSAILSQLVPVSLFSNAMAWNTSLYRVGSMVGPVLGGLLLGLDDYTPPALALAFLLRGGGLLAIVRLKLQGQVRKAVDSSLQGMLEGIRFVRNNKIILATITLDMFAMMVGGATYLLPLFARDVLHVGGLGLGFLRAAEALGAIAMAMTIAHMPPIRNAGRAMLWAVALFGAATIMFGISQWFWLSMVAMFLVGASDNISVIVRHTLVQVLTPDHMRGRVSAVNTVFIVVSDDLGGFESGVSARAFDLMTSGLGWVAPGISSRIAGAVGSVVFGGVGAVAAVIGCARRWPEVLRLGSLRDIRPAESVIVQERAIEEGALR